From bacterium, one genomic window encodes:
- a CDS encoding PHB depolymerase family esterase has product MRPPFRPVLLLSLLPLLLISCASLKAASLTSRPENGSMAWDGLKRTYVLYRPATLDPKLRHPLLLCLHGGTGTGSGMQKLTFDRFNELADRDGWLVAYPDGIGKNWNDGRKIDDEAHGKDLDDVGFLSALIDLMVQKEGVDPKRVYVTGISNGAMMTCRLVCELSDKIAAGAPVAGSMPKNLPAVCSPKFPVSMLFINGDKDPLVPFEGGFVHFFRRKRGEIIAPARAAADWAALDGCKGAPVTTALPVLDPKDPTRVDRIAYPPSANGSEVLFFVVHGGGHTWPGGLRYAGEWMVGKVSRQLDASDLIWDFFKRHSR; this is encoded by the coding sequence TTGCGTCCTCCCTTCCGGCCCGTTCTGCTTCTTTCCCTTCTGCCTCTTTTACTCATCTCCTGCGCGTCCCTGAAGGCCGCTTCCCTGACCTCCCGTCCCGAGAACGGCTCCATGGCCTGGGACGGCCTGAAGCGCACCTATGTCCTCTACCGCCCCGCCACCCTGGACCCGAAGCTCCGGCATCCCCTCCTGCTTTGCCTGCACGGGGGCACGGGGACCGGGTCCGGCATGCAGAAGCTCACCTTCGATCGCTTCAATGAATTGGCCGACCGGGACGGATGGCTGGTCGCCTATCCCGATGGGATCGGGAAGAACTGGAACGACGGGCGCAAGATCGACGATGAGGCCCACGGCAAGGACTTGGACGACGTGGGTTTCCTGTCGGCTCTCATCGACCTCATGGTCCAAAAAGAGGGCGTGGACCCGAAGCGGGTCTATGTGACGGGCATCTCCAACGGGGCCATGATGACCTGCCGCCTGGTCTGCGAGCTTTCGGACAAGATCGCGGCGGGGGCCCCCGTGGCCGGTTCCATGCCCAAGAACCTGCCGGCGGTCTGTTCCCCCAAGTTCCCCGTTTCCATGCTCTTCATCAACGGCGATAAGGATCCCCTGGTCCCCTTCGAAGGGGGCTTCGTCCATTTCTTCCGCCGCAAGCGCGGCGAGATCATCGCCCCGGCCCGGGCCGCGGCCGATTGGGCGGCCCTGGACGGATGCAAGGGCGCGCCGGTCACCACCGCCTTGCCCGTCCTGGACCCCAAGGACCCCACTCGGGTGGACCGCATCGCCTATCCCCCTTCGGCCAACGGCAGCGAGGTCCTCTTCTTCGTCGTCCACGGCGGGGGCCATACCTGGCCGGGCGGCCTTCGTTACGCGGGGGAATGGATGGTGGGCAAGGTGAGCCGCCAACTGGACGCCAGCGACCTCATTTGGGACTTCTTCAAGCGCCATTCCCGCTAA
- a CDS encoding type II toxin-antitoxin system prevent-host-death family antitoxin, protein MPIIKSISSLRNQTRKISTLCHEQDEPVYLTTNGEGDLVVMSMEHYEKLRSQLDLFEKLSVAQAQSASGDKGLSHPQMIQALKRRLNAQQA, encoded by the coding sequence ATGCCCATCATCAAATCCATTTCCAGTCTCCGGAACCAGACCCGGAAGATCTCCACCCTGTGTCATGAGCAGGATGAACCCGTTTATCTGACCACCAATGGTGAAGGCGACCTCGTGGTCATGAGCATGGAGCACTATGAGAAGCTGAGATCGCAGTTGGATCTTTTTGAGAAATTATCCGTGGCACAGGCCCAATCCGCCTCCGGGGATAAGGGCCTCTCCCATCCCCAAATGATCCAGGCCCTCAAGCGGCGTTTGAATGCCCAGCAGGCGTAG
- a CDS encoding type II toxin-antitoxin system RelE/ParE family toxin, whose translation MPSRRSLRYLQAAQDDLVSILDWIALDSPSRAAAFVQTVDKRIGRLEAHPEMGRVPRNDKLKKLGYRVLMLGNFLVFYLVRGSMIEIHRVIHGSKNLEDIL comes from the coding sequence ATGCCCAGCAGGCGTAGCCTCCGTTACCTCCAAGCGGCCCAAGACGACCTGGTCTCGATCCTCGATTGGATCGCGCTGGATAGCCCATCCCGCGCGGCCGCCTTCGTTCAAACCGTTGATAAACGGATCGGGCGGCTGGAGGCCCACCCCGAAATGGGCCGGGTCCCACGGAACGATAAATTGAAGAAATTGGGCTATCGTGTTCTCATGCTCGGGAACTTCCTGGTTTTCTACCTGGTCCGGGGTTCAATGATCGAGATCCATCGCGTCATTCACGGCTCCAAGAACTTGGAAGATATCCTCTAG
- a CDS encoding nicotinate phosphoribosyltransferase, whose product MSSLIPRHTGLYTDFYELTMAQGYVLTGQENIPACFDYFFRENPFKGGYTVFAGLDDLLPVLEEFRYEPEDLDYLKEQGFEKRFLDHLKDFRFRGKIFSVREGEVVFPLEPVLRVHGTLLETQLVETLILNFLNFESLIATKAARMVFAAEGRKVVDFGFRRSQGLAGIQASRAAYIGGVTATSNVFSAREFGLSPSGTQAHSWIQSFPDELTAFRKFTEIYPERCTLLVDTYNTLDSGVPNAILVAKELEEKGHRLSGIRLDSGDLAYLSKHARGMLDAAGLHYVKIVASNQLDEYLIRSLLDQHAPINVFGVGTSLLTGQDQSALDGVYKLGVLGDRPTLKISENLSKTSLPGVKKVVRYTDPEGFFYADGILLEEERAVETIFHPVSPDKKSRIAHCFPESLLFKVMEEGRALARPTVKESAAYAKERLSKLSPERKRFENPHTYKVGLSAKLMGLRDNLLREFQGPEGKT is encoded by the coding sequence ATGTCCTCCCTCATCCCCCGTCACACCGGCCTCTACACGGACTTCTATGAACTGACCATGGCCCAGGGCTATGTCCTGACCGGCCAAGAGAACATCCCCGCCTGTTTCGATTACTTCTTCCGGGAGAACCCCTTCAAGGGCGGCTACACCGTTTTCGCGGGGCTCGACGACCTCCTGCCCGTGCTGGAGGAGTTCCGCTACGAGCCCGAGGACCTGGATTACCTGAAGGAGCAGGGTTTCGAAAAGCGGTTCCTCGATCACCTGAAGGACTTCCGTTTCCGGGGCAAGATCTTTTCCGTCCGGGAGGGGGAGGTGGTCTTCCCCCTGGAACCGGTCCTAAGGGTCCACGGTACCCTGCTGGAGACCCAGCTGGTGGAGACCCTCATCCTCAATTTCCTGAACTTCGAATCCCTGATCGCCACCAAGGCCGCCCGCATGGTCTTCGCCGCCGAGGGCCGCAAGGTGGTGGACTTCGGCTTCCGGCGTTCCCAGGGCCTGGCCGGCATCCAGGCCTCCCGGGCCGCCTACATCGGGGGCGTGACCGCCACTTCCAACGTCTTCTCGGCCCGGGAGTTCGGCCTCTCCCCCTCGGGCACCCAGGCCCACTCCTGGATCCAGAGCTTTCCCGATGAGCTCACCGCCTTCCGGAAGTTCACGGAGATCTATCCCGAACGCTGCACCCTTTTGGTGGACACCTACAACACCCTCGACAGCGGTGTGCCCAACGCCATCCTGGTCGCCAAGGAGCTGGAGGAGAAGGGCCACCGGCTTTCCGGCATCCGCCTGGACTCGGGGGACCTGGCCTACCTGAGCAAGCATGCCCGGGGCATGCTCGATGCCGCCGGACTGCATTACGTGAAGATCGTGGCCTCCAACCAGCTCGACGAATACCTCATCCGCAGCCTCCTGGACCAGCACGCCCCCATCAACGTCTTTGGCGTGGGGACCAGCCTGCTGACCGGCCAGGACCAATCGGCCTTGGACGGGGTCTATAAGCTGGGGGTCCTGGGCGACCGCCCCACCCTCAAGATCTCGGAGAACCTGTCCAAGACCTCGCTGCCGGGCGTCAAAAAGGTGGTGCGCTATACCGACCCGGAGGGGTTCTTCTACGCCGACGGCATCCTGTTGGAGGAAGAAAGGGCCGTGGAGACCATCTTTCACCCCGTTTCACCCGATAAAAAAAGCCGGATCGCCCACTGTTTTCCTGAGTCTTTACTTTTTAAAGTGATGGAAGAGGGCCGCGCGCTGGCCCGGCCGACGGTCAAGGAATCGGCGGCCTACGCCAAGGAACGGCTCTCCAAGCTCTCGCCCGAGCGCAAGCGCTTCGAGAACCCCCACACCTACAAGGTGGGGTTGAGCGCCAAGTTGATGGGACTGCGGGACAATTTGTTGAGGGAATTCCAGGGCCCCGAGGGGAAAACATGA
- a CDS encoding nicotinamidase, which produces MKALLVVDVQNDFCPGGALAVPEGDKVVPVINSLMPAFPLVIASKDWHPKGSVHFKKWPPHCVQDTPGADFHPKLDVSKLKKVFLKGTKNKDDGYSAFEATNTNLAEFLKKEGVEDLYVVGLATDYCVKATALDADKYGFETFVVEDAVAAVNAKPGDGDKALKAMAHAGITLLTADEVLEK; this is translated from the coding sequence ATGAAGGCCTTGCTGGTGGTGGACGTCCAGAACGATTTCTGCCCCGGCGGCGCCTTGGCCGTTCCGGAAGGGGACAAGGTCGTGCCCGTCATCAATTCCCTCATGCCGGCCTTCCCCCTGGTGATCGCCTCCAAGGACTGGCATCCCAAGGGCAGCGTGCACTTCAAGAAATGGCCGCCCCACTGCGTGCAGGACACGCCCGGCGCCGACTTCCACCCCAAGCTGGACGTTTCCAAGCTCAAGAAGGTCTTCCTGAAGGGCACCAAGAACAAGGACGACGGCTATTCGGCCTTCGAAGCCACCAACACGAACTTGGCGGAATTCCTCAAGAAAGAGGGCGTCGAGGATCTCTACGTGGTGGGTCTGGCCACCGACTATTGCGTGAAGGCCACCGCCCTGGACGCGGACAAATACGGCTTCGAGACCTTCGTGGTGGAGGACGCCGTGGCTGCGGTCAACGCCAAGCCCGGCGACGGGGACAAGGCCCTGAAGGCCATGGCCCACGCGGGCATCACCCTCCTGACCGCCGACGAGGTCCTGGAGAAATAA